One Staphylococcus simiae genomic region harbors:
- the ptsG gene encoding glucose-specific PTS transporter subunit IIBC has product MFKKLFGQLQRIGKALMLPVAILPAAGILLAFGNAMHNEQLVAIAPWLQNDVIVMISSIMEAAGQVVFDNLPLLFAVGTALGLAGGDGVAALAAFVGYLIMNATMGKVLNITIDDIFSYAKGAKELSQAAKDPANALILGIPTLQTGVFGGIIMGALAAWCYNKYYNITLPAFLGFFAGKRFVPIVTSAVAIVTGVVLSFAWPPIQEGLNGLSNFLLNKNLALTTFIFGIIERSLIPFGLHHIFYSPFWFEFGHYTNHAGELVRGDQRIWMAQLKDGVPFTAGAFTTGKYPFMMFGLPAAAFAIYKNARPERKKIVGGLMLSAGLTAFLTGITEPLEFSFLFVAPMLYAIHVVLAGTSFLVMHLLGVKIGMTFSGGFIDYVLYGLLNWDRTHALLVIPVGIVYAVVYYFLFDFAIRKFKLKTPGREDEETEIRNSSVAKLPFDVLDAMGGKENIKHLDACITRLRVEVKDKSVVDVAGLKALGASGVLEVGNNMQAIFGPKSDQIKHDMAKIMNGEITKPSETTVTEEVSDEPVHMAEVVTTDIFAPGTVQIIPLEEVPDQVFAGKMMGDGVGFIPENDQIVAPFDGTVKTIFPTKHAIGLESETGVEVLIHIGIDTVKLNGEGFESLINVDEKVTQGQPLMKVNLAYLKEHAPSIVTPIIVTNLEDRTLDIQDIQDVDPGKLIMTVK; this is encoded by the coding sequence ATGTTTAAGAAATTATTTGGACAATTGCAACGTATCGGTAAAGCATTAATGTTACCAGTTGCAATTCTACCAGCTGCAGGTATATTACTAGCATTTGGTAATGCGATGCATAATGAACAATTAGTAGCCATCGCACCATGGTTACAAAATGATGTTATTGTGATGATTTCATCAATTATGGAAGCAGCAGGACAAGTTGTATTTGATAACTTGCCGTTACTATTTGCAGTCGGGACTGCACTTGGATTAGCAGGTGGAGATGGTGTTGCAGCATTAGCAGCATTTGTTGGTTATTTAATTATGAATGCCACAATGGGTAAAGTGTTGAACATAACAATTGATGATATTTTCTCATATGCTAAAGGCGCTAAAGAATTGAGCCAAGCTGCGAAAGACCCAGCTAATGCTTTAATTTTAGGTATTCCAACGTTGCAAACTGGTGTGTTCGGTGGGATTATCATGGGGGCATTGGCAGCATGGTGTTATAACAAATACTATAATATTACATTACCTGCTTTCTTAGGATTCTTTGCAGGTAAGCGTTTCGTACCAATTGTTACTTCAGCTGTAGCTATTGTAACAGGTGTGGTATTAAGTTTTGCATGGCCACCAATTCAAGAGGGGTTGAATGGTCTATCTAATTTTCTATTAAATAAAAATTTAGCATTAACAACATTTATTTTCGGTATTATTGAACGTTCATTAATTCCATTTGGATTACATCATATCTTCTATTCACCATTCTGGTTTGAATTCGGACATTATACTAACCATGCAGGAGAGTTAGTCCGTGGTGACCAACGTATCTGGATGGCACAATTAAAAGATGGTGTACCATTTACAGCAGGAGCTTTCACAACAGGTAAATATCCATTTATGATGTTCGGTTTACCAGCTGCAGCATTTGCGATTTATAAAAATGCTCGCCCAGAACGTAAGAAAATTGTTGGCGGTTTAATGTTATCAGCAGGATTAACTGCATTCTTAACTGGTATTACTGAACCATTAGAATTTTCATTCTTATTTGTAGCACCAATGCTATACGCTATACATGTGGTATTAGCTGGTACTTCATTCTTAGTGATGCATTTACTAGGCGTTAAAATAGGTATGACATTCTCTGGTGGATTTATTGATTATGTTTTATATGGTTTATTAAATTGGGATCGCACACACGCACTATTAGTTATTCCAGTTGGTATTGTTTATGCAGTGGTTTACTACTTCTTATTTGACTTTGCTATCCGTAAATTCAAATTGAAAACACCTGGTCGTGAAGATGAGGAAACAGAAATTCGTAATTCAAGTGTGGCAAAACTACCATTCGATGTTTTAGATGCTATGGGTGGTAAAGAAAATATTAAACATTTAGATGCGTGTATAACACGTTTACGTGTGGAAGTTAAAGACAAATCTGTCGTTGATGTAGCGGGATTAAAAGCTTTAGGTGCTTCCGGTGTACTAGAAGTAGGTAACAATATGCAAGCTATCTTTGGTCCCAAATCTGACCAAATTAAACATGATATGGCCAAAATTATGAATGGTGAAATTACTAAACCAAGTGAAACAACTGTTACGGAAGAAGTTTCAGACGAACCAGTACACATGGCAGAAGTTGTCACAACTGATATTTTTGCGCCAGGAACTGTACAAATCATTCCTTTAGAAGAAGTGCCAGATCAAGTTTTCGCTGGGAAAATGATGGGAGACGGTGTTGGCTTTATTCCTGAAAATGATCAAATTGTAGCGCCATTTGATGGTACAGTGAAGACGATATTCCCTACAAAACATGCGATAGGTTTAGAATCAGAAACTGGTGTGGAAGTGTTAATTCATATTGGTATCGATACTGTCAAATTAAATGGTGAAGGATTTGAAAGCTTAATTAATGTTGACGAAAAAGTTACTCAAGGTCAACCATTAATGAAAGTGAATTTGGCTTACCTTAAAGAACATGCACCAAGTATTGTTACACCAATTATTGTGACAAATCTAGAGGATAGAACATTAGATATTCAAGATATCCAAGATGTAGATCCAGGAAAACTAATTATGACAGTTAAATAA
- a CDS encoding pyruvate oxidase, giving the protein MAKIKANEALVKALQAWDIDHLYGIPGDSIDAVVDSLRTVREQLTFYHVRHEEVASLAAASYTKMTGKIGVALSIGGPGLVHLLNGMYDAKMDNVPQLILSGQTNSTALGTKAFQETNLTKLCEDVAVYNHQIEKGDNVFEIVNEAIRTAYEKKGVAVVVCPNDLLTDKIKDTTNRAVDTTKPKAVSPKAKDIKKAAKLINKSKKPVMIIGVGTQHAKDELREFVEAAKIPVIHTLPAKTIIPDDHPYSIGNLGKIGTKTSYQTIQDADLLIMAGTNYPYVDYLPKKNIKAIQIDTNPRNIGHRFNINVGIVGDSKVAFHQLTESINHVAERPFLNKTLERKAVWDKWMEQDKNNNSKPLRPERLMASINKFMKDDAIVSADVGTSTVWSTRYLNMGVNNKFIISSWLGTMGCGLPGAMAAKIAYPKRQAIAIAGDGAFQMVMQDFATAVQYDLPLTVFVLNNKQLAFIKYEQQAAGELEYAIDFSDMDHAKFAEAAGGVGYTVKDPSQLDAVIEEAFAQDVPTIVDVHVDPNAAPLPGKIVNEEALGYGKWAYRSITEDKHLDFDQIPPISVAAKRFL; this is encoded by the coding sequence ATGGCAAAAATTAAAGCAAACGAAGCGTTAGTTAAAGCATTACAAGCATGGGATATTGATCACTTATATGGTATTCCAGGAGATTCTATCGACGCGGTAGTTGATAGTTTACGTACAGTGAGAGAACAATTAACTTTTTATCATGTTCGTCATGAAGAAGTAGCAAGTTTAGCAGCTGCAAGTTATACAAAAATGACTGGTAAAATTGGAGTAGCTCTAAGTATTGGTGGTCCAGGTTTAGTACACTTATTAAATGGTATGTACGACGCTAAAATGGATAATGTACCTCAATTGATTTTATCAGGTCAAACTAACAGTACAGCTCTAGGTACCAAAGCATTCCAAGAAACAAACTTAACAAAATTATGTGAAGATGTTGCAGTTTATAATCATCAAATTGAAAAAGGCGATAATGTCTTTGAAATTGTTAATGAAGCAATTCGTACAGCTTATGAGAAAAAAGGTGTAGCAGTTGTTGTTTGTCCAAATGATTTATTAACTGACAAAATTAAAGATACTACAAATAGAGCAGTAGATACGACTAAACCAAAAGCAGTATCACCTAAAGCTAAAGATATCAAAAAAGCTGCAAAATTAATTAACAAAAGTAAAAAACCAGTAATGATTATTGGTGTAGGAACACAACATGCTAAAGATGAATTACGTGAATTCGTTGAAGCAGCAAAAATTCCTGTTATCCATACATTACCAGCGAAAACAATTATACCTGATGACCATCCTTATAGTATTGGTAACTTAGGTAAAATAGGTACAAAAACATCTTATCAAACAATTCAAGATGCAGATTTATTAATTATGGCTGGTACAAACTACCCATATGTTGACTATCTACCTAAGAAAAATATTAAAGCAATCCAAATCGATACGAACCCACGTAATATTGGACACCGTTTCAATATTAATGTAGGCATTGTTGGAGATAGTAAAGTAGCATTCCATCAATTAACAGAAAGTATCAATCATGTTGCTGAACGTCCATTCTTAAATAAAACATTAGAACGTAAAGCAGTATGGGATAAATGGATGGAACAAGATAAAAACAATAATAGTAAACCATTACGTCCAGAACGCTTAATGGCATCTATTAATAAATTTATGAAAGACGATGCAATTGTTTCAGCTGATGTTGGTACATCAACAGTTTGGTCTACACGTTACCTTAACATGGGTGTAAATAACAAATTCATCATTTCAAGTTGGTTAGGTACAATGGGTTGTGGCCTACCTGGTGCAATGGCTGCTAAAATTGCTTATCCAAAACGCCAAGCAATTGCAATTGCTGGTGACGGTGCATTCCAAATGGTTATGCAAGACTTTGCAACTGCAGTACAATATGATTTACCATTAACTGTATTCGTATTAAATAATAAACAATTAGCATTTATTAAATATGAGCAACAAGCAGCAGGTGAATTAGAATATGCAATTGACTTCTCTGATATGGATCATGCAAAATTTGCTGAAGCAGCAGGTGGCGTAGGTTACACTGTTAAAGATCCAAGTCAATTAGACGCAGTTATTGAAGAAGCATTTGCACAAGATGTCCCAACTATCGTAGATGTACATGTTGATCCAAATGCTGCACCATTACCAGGTAAAATCGTTAATGAAGAAGCACTTGGTTATGGTAAATGGGCTTATAGATCTATTACTGAAGATAAACATTTAGATTTCGATCAAATTCCACCAATTTCAGTAGCAGCAAAACGTTTCTTATAA
- a CDS encoding LrgB family protein: protein MNDVTQAFLMILLTVILYYGAKRLQEKYPNPFLNPALIASLGIIFVLLIFGISYNGYMKGGNWINHILNATVVCLAYPLYKNRHKIKSNVSVILASVLTGVLLNFMLVFLTLKAFGYSKDIIVSILPRSITAAVGIEVSNELGGTDTITVLFIITTGLIGSILGSMLLRFGRFESSIAKGLTYGNASHAFGTAKALEMDIESGAFSSIGMILTAVISSVLLPILILLFY, encoded by the coding sequence ATGAATGATGTAACACAAGCATTTTTAATGATTTTATTAACGGTTATTTTATATTATGGTGCTAAAAGGTTACAGGAAAAATATCCTAATCCCTTTTTAAATCCAGCATTAATTGCTTCTTTAGGTATTATTTTTGTATTACTTATCTTTGGAATTAGTTATAACGGGTATATGAAAGGTGGCAACTGGATTAATCACATTTTAAATGCGACAGTAGTGTGCTTAGCATACCCACTTTATAAGAATCGACACAAAATAAAGAGTAATGTTTCAGTTATTTTGGCAAGTGTGTTAACTGGTGTGCTACTTAATTTTATGTTAGTATTTCTAACATTGAAAGCCTTTGGTTATTCTAAAGATATTATAGTTTCAATATTACCACGTTCAATTACAGCAGCGGTCGGTATTGAAGTATCGAATGAATTAGGTGGTACAGATACTATAACAGTTTTATTTATTATAACGACTGGCTTGATTGGTAGTATTCTGGGGTCAATGTTATTACGTTTTGGAAGATTTGAATCTTCAATTGCTAAAGGTTTGACGTATGGAAATGCGTCACATGCTTTTGGCACTGCTAAAGCATTAGAAATGGACATTGAGTCAGGTGCATTTAGCTCAATTGGAATGATTTTAACTGCAGTAATTAGTTCGGTATTATTACCGATACTAATTTTGTTGTTCTATTAA
- a CDS encoding CidA/LrgA family protein: MHKAQFIIKLILQLGLIIVITYIGTEAQKLLHLPLAGSIVGLFLFYLLLQFKIVKLSWIEEGANFLLKTMVFFFIPSVVGIMDVASDITLNYIVFFAVIIVGTCLVALSSGFVAEKMCVKHKQQKGLDAYE, translated from the coding sequence TTGCATAAAGCCCAATTTATAATCAAACTCATTTTACAGCTAGGACTCATCATAGTGATTACGTATATTGGCACAGAGGCTCAAAAGCTCTTACATCTTCCCCTTGCTGGCAGTATTGTTGGTCTATTTTTATTTTATCTACTATTACAATTCAAGATTGTTAAACTTTCATGGATTGAAGAAGGTGCAAACTTTTTATTAAAGACAATGGTCTTTTTCTTTATACCATCTGTTGTGGGTATTATGGATGTTGCTTCAGACATTACTTTAAATTACATTGTATTCTTTGCTGTCATTATTGTCGGAACTTGTTTAGTTGCGTTATCTTCAGGATTTGTTGCTGAGAAAATGTGTGTTAAGCATAAGCAACAAAAAGGATTAGATGCTTATGAATGA
- the cidR gene encoding cidABC operon transcriptional activator CidR — MDIKHMKYFIEVVKQGGMTNASKSLYIAQPTISKAIKDIENEMATPLFDRSKRHLILTDAGQIFYDKSKEIVALYDNLPVEMDRLYDLETGHINMGMSAVMNMKTIINILGAFHQLYPHVTYNLIENGGKTIEQQILNDEVDIGVTTLPVDHHIFDYTSLDKEDLRLIVSRSHKLAQYESVKMEDLAGEDFILFNEDFYLNDKIIENAKNVGFIPNMVAQISQWHVIEDLVTNELGISILPTAISQQLNENVKLLRIEDAHVHWELGVVWKKDKQLSHATTKWIEFLKQRLS; from the coding sequence ATGGATATAAAACATATGAAATATTTTATAGAAGTTGTTAAACAAGGTGGCATGACGAACGCGTCCAAATCATTGTATATTGCACAACCAACAATTAGTAAAGCAATTAAAGATATTGAAAATGAAATGGCTACACCTTTATTTGATAGAAGTAAAAGGCATTTAATTTTAACGGATGCTGGTCAAATTTTTTATGATAAAAGTAAAGAAATTGTGGCGCTGTATGATAATTTACCTGTAGAGATGGATCGATTATATGATTTAGAAACAGGTCATATTAATATGGGAATGTCAGCGGTGATGAATATGAAGACGATTATTAATATCCTTGGTGCCTTTCATCAATTATATCCGCATGTGACTTATAATCTCATTGAAAATGGTGGTAAGACAATTGAACAACAAATATTAAATGATGAAGTTGATATAGGTGTGACAACATTACCTGTTGACCACCATATATTTGATTATACATCTTTAGATAAGGAAGATTTACGTTTAATAGTGAGTCGCTCTCATAAGTTAGCTCAATATGAATCAGTTAAGATGGAAGATCTAGCTGGCGAAGATTTCATTTTATTTAATGAAGATTTCTATTTGAATGACAAGATCATTGAAAATGCTAAAAATGTTGGATTTATTCCTAATATGGTTGCTCAAATTTCTCAATGGCATGTCATTGAAGATTTAGTTACGAATGAACTAGGTATTAGCATTTTACCAACAGCAATTTCTCAACAACTCAATGAAAATGTTAAATTACTACGTATTGAAGATGCACACGTACATTGGGAATTAGGTGTCGTCTGGAAAAAAGATAAACAATTGAGTCATGCAACGACGAAATGGATTGAATTTTTAAAACAACGATTATCATAA
- a CDS encoding sterile alpha motif-like domain-containing protein gives MSFYEFMQNFLGDDTPLGELVDWINQDNSFPKEVKSHSEILSYFRTNPCAENVSMSLIKRALSVFNQFTNVH, from the coding sequence TTGAGCTTTTACGAATTTATGCAAAATTTTCTTGGTGATGACACACCATTAGGTGAATTGGTTGATTGGATTAATCAAGATAACAGTTTTCCTAAAGAAGTGAAGAGCCATAGTGAAATATTGTCATACTTTCGAACAAATCCATGTGCTGAGAACGTTTCAATGTCTCTTATTAAAAGAGCGTTGTCAGTTTTCAACCAATTCACAAATGTACATTGA
- a CDS encoding CHAP domain-containing protein: MKFKTLLGRILITVAILFTANLAYQSVEETHQSHAAVNYYGKHQCTWWAYERRAKLGKPVSNRWGNARNWYTNARKSGYATGRTPRKYAVMQSTAGYYGHVAVVEQVYANGSIKVSEYNYSRPLNYSTRYLSKNAARGYNYIY, translated from the coding sequence ATGAAATTTAAAACGCTACTTGGTCGTATACTTATTACTGTCGCAATTTTATTTACTGCTAACCTTGCATATCAATCTGTTGAAGAAACACATCAATCACATGCTGCTGTGAATTATTATGGTAAACATCAGTGTACTTGGTGGGCTTACGAAAGACGCGCAAAACTTGGCAAACCTGTTTCTAACCGCTGGGGGAATGCACGTAACTGGTATACAAATGCACGTAAGTCTGGTTATGCTACTGGTCGTACACCACGTAAATATGCAGTAATGCAATCAACAGCTGGTTATTATGGTCATGTTGCAGTTGTTGAACAAGTATATGCTAACGGTAGTATTAAAGTTTCAGAGTATAACTATAGTCGTCCTCTAAATTACAGTACGCGCTACTTAAGTAAAAATGCTGCACGCGGCTACAATTATATCTATTAA
- a CDS encoding hydroxymethylglutaryl-CoA reductase, degradative, with the protein MQSLGKDFRHLSREQKLQQLTDYGWLSVEQQEVLLDYATINEEVANSLIENVITQGALPVGLLPNIVVDDKEYVVPMMVEEPSVVAAASYGAKLVNQTGGFKTVASERIMIGQIIFDGVEDTAELSASISELEAQIHQIADDAYPSIKARGGGYQKIAIDTFPQHQLLSLKVFVDTKDAMGANMLNTILEAITAYLKNEFPQSDILMSILSNHATASVVKVQGEIDVKHLARGERSGEEVARRMERASILAQVDIHRAATHNKGVMNGIHAVVLATGNDTRGAEASAHAYASRDGQYRGIATWQYDQSRQRLVGTIEVPMTLAIVGGGTKVLPIAKAALEMLNVTSAQELGHVVAAVGLAQNFAACRALVSEGIQQGHMSLQYKSLAIVVGAQGEEIEQVANALKQAPRANTATAEEILRQIRQ; encoded by the coding sequence ATGCAAAGTTTGGGAAAAGATTTTCGTCACTTATCAAGAGAACAAAAATTACAACAATTAACAGATTATGGTTGGTTATCTGTTGAACAACAGGAAGTACTGTTAGATTACGCAACCATAAACGAAGAAGTAGCTAATAGTTTAATTGAAAATGTTATTACGCAAGGGGCTTTGCCTGTCGGGTTATTACCCAACATTGTTGTTGATGATAAAGAATATGTCGTACCTATGATGGTAGAAGAACCTTCAGTTGTAGCGGCAGCAAGTTATGGCGCTAAATTAGTCAATCAAACAGGTGGCTTTAAAACAGTGGCGTCTGAACGTATTATGATTGGACAAATTATTTTTGATGGCGTAGAAGATACAGCTGAATTATCAGCGTCAATTAGTGAATTAGAGGCACAAATCCATCAAATAGCTGATGATGCCTACCCATCTATCAAAGCACGTGGTGGTGGATATCAGAAGATTGCCATAGATACTTTCCCACAGCACCAATTACTATCGTTAAAAGTCTTTGTTGATACTAAAGATGCAATGGGTGCAAATATGTTGAATACTATTTTAGAAGCTATTACAGCATATTTAAAAAATGAATTTCCACAAAGTGATATTTTAATGAGTATTTTATCTAATCATGCTACAGCATCTGTAGTAAAAGTTCAGGGTGAAATCGATGTTAAACACTTAGCGCGTGGAGAGCGAAGCGGTGAAGAAGTAGCAAGACGTATGGAACGTGCATCAATACTGGCTCAAGTCGATATTCATCGTGCAGCAACACATAATAAAGGTGTGATGAATGGCATTCATGCAGTTGTTCTAGCAACAGGGAATGATACCAGAGGTGCAGAGGCAAGTGCTCATGCATATGCAAGTCGCGATGGTCAATATCGAGGTATTGCTACATGGCAATATGATCAATCAAGACAACGCTTGGTAGGTACAATAGAAGTTCCGATGACATTAGCTATCGTTGGTGGGGGAACTAAAGTATTACCTATCGCTAAAGCTGCTCTTGAAATGTTGAATGTGACAAGTGCGCAAGAATTAGGACATGTTGTAGCAGCAGTAGGATTAGCTCAAAATTTTGCAGCATGCCGTGCCTTAGTATCTGAAGGCATACAACAAGGTCATATGAGTTTACAATATAAATCATTAGCGATTGTTGTTGGTGCTCAAGGTGAAGAAATTGAACAAGTAGCTAACGCATTAAAGCAAGCGCCAAGAGCTAATACTGCAACGGCTGAAGAAATATTAAGACAAATACGTCAGTAG
- a CDS encoding hydroxymethylglutaryl-CoA synthase, which yields MTIGIDKINFYVPKFYVDMAKLAEARQVDPNKYLIGIGQTEMAVSPVNQDIVSMGANAAKDIITEEDKKKITMVIVATESATDNAKAAAVQIHRLLGIQPFARCFEMKEACYAATPAIQLAKDYLATRANEKVLVIASDTARYGLNSGGEPTQGAGAVAMVISHHPSIVTLNDDAVAYTEDVYDFWRPTGHKYPLVDGALSKDAYIRSFQQSWNEYAKRQGKSLSDFASLCFHVPFSKMGKKALESIIDEADETTQERLRAGYEDAVHYNRYVGNIYTGSLYLSLISLLANHDLTAGETIGLFSYGSGSVGEFFSATLVDGYQEHISKEAYQQLLEERTEVSVADYETFFNRFDNLEFDNVQDGVANDSNIFYLESVQDNIRYYHSPE from the coding sequence ATGACAATAGGTATTGATAAAATAAACTTTTACGTTCCAAAATTCTATGTAGATATGGCTAAATTAGCAGAAGCGCGCCAAGTTGATCCAAACAAATATTTAATTGGTATTGGCCAAACTGAAATGGCTGTTAGTCCAGTAAACCAAGATATTGTTTCTATGGGGGCTAACGCTGCTAAAGATATTATAACAGAAGAAGATAAAAAGAAAATTACTATGGTTATTGTAGCTACTGAATCGGCTACTGATAACGCTAAAGCTGCTGCTGTTCAAATTCATCGTTTATTAGGTATTCAACCATTTGCACGTTGTTTCGAAATGAAAGAAGCATGTTATGCAGCGACACCTGCCATTCAATTAGCTAAAGATTACTTAGCTACACGTGCTAACGAAAAAGTGTTAGTCATCGCATCTGACACTGCGCGTTATGGCTTAAATTCAGGCGGGGAGCCTACACAAGGTGCAGGTGCTGTAGCAATGGTCATTTCACATCACCCTAGCATTGTCACACTTAATGATGACGCTGTAGCATATACAGAAGATGTTTATGATTTCTGGAGACCCACTGGTCATAAATATCCTCTAGTTGACGGTGCTTTGTCTAAAGATGCATACATTCGTTCATTCCAACAAAGCTGGAATGAATATGCAAAACGCCAAGGAAAATCCCTTTCTGATTTTGCATCTTTATGTTTCCATGTACCATTTAGTAAAATGGGTAAAAAAGCATTAGAATCAATTATTGATGAAGCTGACGAAACAACACAAGAACGTTTAAGAGCTGGCTACGAAGATGCCGTTCATTATAACCGTTATGTTGGTAACATTTATACTGGATCATTATATTTAAGTTTAATTTCACTTTTAGCAAATCATGATTTAACTGCTGGTGAAACTATTGGACTATTTAGTTATGGTTCGGGTTCTGTTGGCGAATTCTTCAGTGCAACGTTAGTCGATGGCTATCAAGAACATATCAGTAAAGAAGCTTATCAACAATTACTTGAGGAGCGTACTGAAGTGAGTGTTGCAGACTACGAAACATTCTTTAATCGCTTCGATAATCTAGAGTTTGATAACGTTCAAGACGGCGTCGCTAATGATAGTAATATCTTCTATTTAGAAAGCGTTCAAGATAATATTCGCTATTACCATAGCCCAGAATAA
- a CDS encoding methylated-DNA--[protein]-cysteine S-methyltransferase yields the protein MEYKYYYDSPVGMLELVSDGQSLTAILFSNQQTETTTRQENEQLPIFKQTTAWLDQYFQGHKPDVIVPLNPQGSEFQQHVWSELQAIPYGELTTYGDIAKKVGSLLNKPKMSAQAVGGAVGSNPLSIIVPCHRVVGKNGSLTGFGGTIKNKIKLLEIEDVDMTHLYIPKFSTKP from the coding sequence TTGGAATATAAATATTATTATGATTCACCAGTTGGCATGTTGGAACTTGTTAGTGATGGCCAGTCGTTAACAGCTATTTTATTTAGCAATCAACAAACTGAAACTACCACACGTCAAGAAAATGAACAGCTTCCTATTTTCAAACAAACAACAGCTTGGTTAGACCAATATTTTCAAGGGCATAAACCTGATGTTATCGTACCATTAAATCCGCAAGGTAGCGAGTTTCAACAACATGTTTGGTCTGAATTACAAGCTATTCCATATGGAGAATTAACAACATATGGTGATATTGCTAAAAAAGTTGGTTCATTGTTAAATAAGCCTAAAATGTCTGCTCAAGCAGTAGGTGGCGCAGTAGGAAGTAATCCATTATCTATCATTGTACCGTGTCATAGAGTAGTAGGTAAGAATGGTAGCCTAACTGGCTTTGGTGGCACAATCAAAAACAAAATTAAGTTATTAGAGATTGAAGATGTTGATATGACACATTTATATATTCCAAAATTTAGTACGAAACCCTAA
- a CDS encoding YrhK family protein has translation MKHKNDVDLHFNRNNFAEKTDYHANQITNFYKALYQVNDIVLGIIFLIGSFLFFKDTTVFTGTVLFVIGSIQMTMRPVISFIHDMKLAHYYKKRYKEELEEARIQKLEKDPK, from the coding sequence ATGAAACATAAAAACGATGTTGATTTACATTTTAACCGTAATAATTTTGCTGAAAAAACAGACTATCACGCTAATCAAATCACCAACTTTTACAAAGCGTTATACCAAGTTAACGATATTGTCTTAGGTATCATCTTCTTAATAGGTAGTTTCTTATTTTTTAAAGATACGACAGTATTTACAGGTACGGTACTCTTCGTTATTGGTAGTATACAAATGACAATGAGACCAGTTATATCGTTTATTCATGATATGAAATTAGCACATTACTATAAAAAGCGTTATAAAGAAGAACTAGAAGAAGCTAGAATTCAAAAGTTAGAAAAAGATCCTAAATAA